Proteins found in one Macadamia integrifolia cultivar HAES 741 unplaced genomic scaffold, SCU_Mint_v3 scaffold_270A, whole genome shotgun sequence genomic segment:
- the LOC122071577 gene encoding photosystem II 5 kDa protein, chloroplastic-like: MASITMSASLLGGINACERRRSAATHKRLVVAKAVEAEQVKLSNNNDGKNESSSGRRDLMFAAAAAALCSVAGIAVAVEGPKRGSAEARKIYAPICVTMPTARICHK; encoded by the coding sequence ATGGCCTCAATCACCATGTCAGCCTCACTCCTCGGCGGCATAAACGCCTGCGAACGGAGGAGATCTGCCGCTACCCATAAGAGACTAGTAGTTGCTAAGGCTGTTGAAGCTGAACAAGTGAAATTGAGTAACAACAATGATGGTAAGAATGAGAGTAGCAGTGGAAGGAGGGACTTGATGTTTGCAGCTGCAGCTGCTGCTCTCTGCTCTGTTGCAGGCATTGCGGTCGCCGTCGAAGGTCCAAAGCGTGGGTCAGCAGAAGCTAGGAAGATCTATGCTCCCATCTGCGTTACCATGCCAACAGCTCGTATCTGTCACAAATGA
- the LOC122071575 gene encoding tRNA-dihydrouridine(20/20a) synthase-like isoform X1, protein MFLYATLSLYTLPAILFIIQYTLEGGAGQNLSRDDSGFVPDSTCYDLLRAIMMKCGAYTLFSSLSPVNLSSLKFHHRPSFNLLYGYSTQLRTLCCHSLKHPIHTKDVMVSGHYLPPWFSVAPMMEWTDNHYRTLARFISKHAWLYTEMVVAETIVHQNDNLDRFLAFPPEQHPIVLQLGGSNLDNLAKAAELANAYQYDEINLNCGCPSGKVAGHGCFGVRLMLDPKFVGEAMSAIAVNSDASVSVKCRIGVDDHDSYDQLCDFIYTVSSQSPTRHFIIHARKALLNGISPAENRRVPPLKYEYVFGLLRDFPDLQFTLNGGITNIDEVNAAQKGGAHGVMVGRAAYNNPWSTLGHVDSSVYGLPSSGISRRQVLEHFQVYGDSILGKYGPNKPNVRQVVKPLLNLFHSEPGNGLWKRKADAALHHCTTIKSFLEETLEAFPDSVLDSTPERSPSASEDTFTDIHQSLPPQYKLKEQELLYA, encoded by the exons ATGTTTCTGTATGCAACTTTATCTCTTTATACTCTTCCCGCAATTTTGTTCATCATTCAATACACGCTTGAAGGTGGTGCAGGGCAAAACCTTTCCCGCGACGATTCTGGCTTC GTACCTGATAGTACATGCTATGATTTACTCAGAGCTATTATGATGAAGTGTGGAGCATATACCTTGTTTTCATCATTGTCTCCTGTCAATTTGAGTTCCTTAAAATTCCATCATAGGCCTTCCTTCAATTTATTATATGGATATTCTACTCAATTAAGAACTCTTTGTTGTCACTCCCTGAAGCATCCAATACACACAAAAGATGTTATGGTTTCTGGACATTACCTTCCTCCGTGGTTCAG TGTTGCCCCGATGATGGAATGGACAGATAATCATTACCGTACTCTTGCGAGGTTCATATCTAAGCATGCATGGCTCTACACAGAGATGGTTGTTGCAGAAACTATTGTTCATCAAAATGATAATTTG GACAGATTCTTGGCATTTCCTCCAGAGCAACACCCTATTGTCCTTCAACTTGGTGGAAGTAATTTAGATAACCTGGCGAAAGCTGCTGAACTCGCAAATGCATACCAATATGATGAAATAAATCTTAA CTGTGGGTGCCCTAGTGGAAAAGTGGCCGGACATGGGTGCTTTGGTGTACGTCTTATGCTTGATCCAAAG TTTGTGGGGGAGGCTATGTCAGCCATTGCTGTCAATTCCGATGCCTCAGTCAGTGTTAAGTGCCGAATAGGTGTTGATGATCATGATTCTTATGATCAACTCT GTGATTTTATTTATACGGTTTCTTCCCAATCACCAACTAGGCATTTCATTATTCATGCACGGAAGGCCCTTCTTAATGGCATCAGCCCTGCTGAAAATCGAAGAGTTCCTCCCCTTAA ATATGAATATGTATTTGGCCTTTTACGTGACTTCCCAGATTTACAGTTTACACTAAATGGAGGCATAACTAACATTGATGAG GTCAATGCAGCACAAAAAGGAGGAGCTCATGGGGTGATGGTTGGACGTGCCGCTTACAATAA CCCATGGTCTACTTTGGGACATGTTGATAGTTCTGTATATGGTTTACCTAGTTCTGGTATTTCACGTCGTCAG GTCCTTGAACATTTTCAGGTATATGGTGATTCCATTCTTGGTAAATATGGGCCTAATAAACCAAATGTCCGGCAAGTGGTTAAG CCATTACTTAACCTTTTCCATTCGGAGCCTGGAAATGGACTGTGGAAGCGCAAAGCGGATGCTGCTTTACATCATTGCACA ACCATCAAATCCTTTCTTGAGGAAACCCTGGAAGCCTTTCCAGACTCTGTATTGGATTCAACACCTGAGAGGAGTCCATCTGCTTCTGAAGACACTTTCACTGATATACATCAGTCACTGCCGCCTcaatataaattaaaagaaCAAGAGCTGCTGTATGCTTAG
- the LOC122071575 gene encoding tRNA-dihydrouridine(20/20a) synthase-like isoform X2 codes for MFLYATLSLYTLPAILFIIQYTLEGGAGQNLSRDDSGFVPDSTCYDLLRAIMMKCGAYTLFSSLSPHPIHTKDVMVSGHYLPPWFSVAPMMEWTDNHYRTLARFISKHAWLYTEMVVAETIVHQNDNLDRFLAFPPEQHPIVLQLGGSNLDNLAKAAELANAYQYDEINLNCGCPSGKVAGHGCFGVRLMLDPKFVGEAMSAIAVNSDASVSVKCRIGVDDHDSYDQLCDFIYTVSSQSPTRHFIIHARKALLNGISPAENRRVPPLKYEYVFGLLRDFPDLQFTLNGGITNIDEVNAAQKGGAHGVMVGRAAYNNPWSTLGHVDSSVYGLPSSGISRRQVLEHFQVYGDSILGKYGPNKPNVRQVVKPLLNLFHSEPGNGLWKRKADAALHHCTTIKSFLEETLEAFPDSVLDSTPERSPSASEDTFTDIHQSLPPQYKLKEQELLYA; via the exons ATGTTTCTGTATGCAACTTTATCTCTTTATACTCTTCCCGCAATTTTGTTCATCATTCAATACACGCTTGAAGGTGGTGCAGGGCAAAACCTTTCCCGCGACGATTCTGGCTTC GTACCTGATAGTACATGCTATGATTTACTCAGAGCTATTATGATGAAGTGTGGAGCATATACCTTGTTTTCATCATTGTCTCCT CATCCAATACACACAAAAGATGTTATGGTTTCTGGACATTACCTTCCTCCGTGGTTCAG TGTTGCCCCGATGATGGAATGGACAGATAATCATTACCGTACTCTTGCGAGGTTCATATCTAAGCATGCATGGCTCTACACAGAGATGGTTGTTGCAGAAACTATTGTTCATCAAAATGATAATTTG GACAGATTCTTGGCATTTCCTCCAGAGCAACACCCTATTGTCCTTCAACTTGGTGGAAGTAATTTAGATAACCTGGCGAAAGCTGCTGAACTCGCAAATGCATACCAATATGATGAAATAAATCTTAA CTGTGGGTGCCCTAGTGGAAAAGTGGCCGGACATGGGTGCTTTGGTGTACGTCTTATGCTTGATCCAAAG TTTGTGGGGGAGGCTATGTCAGCCATTGCTGTCAATTCCGATGCCTCAGTCAGTGTTAAGTGCCGAATAGGTGTTGATGATCATGATTCTTATGATCAACTCT GTGATTTTATTTATACGGTTTCTTCCCAATCACCAACTAGGCATTTCATTATTCATGCACGGAAGGCCCTTCTTAATGGCATCAGCCCTGCTGAAAATCGAAGAGTTCCTCCCCTTAA ATATGAATATGTATTTGGCCTTTTACGTGACTTCCCAGATTTACAGTTTACACTAAATGGAGGCATAACTAACATTGATGAG GTCAATGCAGCACAAAAAGGAGGAGCTCATGGGGTGATGGTTGGACGTGCCGCTTACAATAA CCCATGGTCTACTTTGGGACATGTTGATAGTTCTGTATATGGTTTACCTAGTTCTGGTATTTCACGTCGTCAG GTCCTTGAACATTTTCAGGTATATGGTGATTCCATTCTTGGTAAATATGGGCCTAATAAACCAAATGTCCGGCAAGTGGTTAAG CCATTACTTAACCTTTTCCATTCGGAGCCTGGAAATGGACTGTGGAAGCGCAAAGCGGATGCTGCTTTACATCATTGCACA ACCATCAAATCCTTTCTTGAGGAAACCCTGGAAGCCTTTCCAGACTCTGTATTGGATTCAACACCTGAGAGGAGTCCATCTGCTTCTGAAGACACTTTCACTGATATACATCAGTCACTGCCGCCTcaatataaattaaaagaaCAAGAGCTGCTGTATGCTTAG
- the LOC122071588 gene encoding protein DETOXIFICATION 18-like yields MGLEITPVEIDTSPISATVTITETSNSTTISEHHSQRGKTIWRKVLDVKEAKKQVSISVPMIITNLSFYLITLVSVMFAGRLGQLELAGSTLGNSWATVTGIALTTGLSGALETLCGQAYGANAYRMLGIYLQSSAIISFIFSVVASILWFFSEPILVLLHQDPQVAQVASIYLKCLIPGLFAYGFLQCILRFLQTQSVVKPLIVCSLVPLGIHIGLTYLLVHLTPLGFKGAPVAAVLSLWLSVFMLAFYLKYSVKFKLTLEGFSMESIHHLLPNMKLALSSAVMVCLEFGVFELLVLLAGLMPNSETKTSLIALCVITETVSYMLTSGLSAAVSTRVSNEIGAGNISHAKKAMIVTIKLSVVLGLTISISLIVAHNLWVSFFSNSYLLKDEFASITPLLAISMLLDSAQGILSGVARGCGWQHLAALTNFAAFYIIGTPISVVLGFKAGLYTKGLWIGLICGLYFQCCILLVITFCNKWTQVKLSEH; encoded by the exons ATGGGGTTAGAAATTACTCCAGTTGAGATAGATACGTCTCCAATATCTGCTACTGTTACTATAACTGAAACATCCAACAGTACTACAATATCAGAACACCACAGTCAGAGAGGAAAAACTATATGGAGGAAGGTCTTAGATGTGAAGGAAGCCAAGAAACAAGTTTCCATCTCTGTGCCTATGATCATTACTAACTTATCCTTCTACCTCATCACATTGGTGTCAGTAATGTTTGCTGGTCGCTTAGGACAGTTGGAGCTTGCAGGATCCACCTTGGGCAACTCTTGGGCAACTGTTACTGGAATTGCACTCACG ACAGGTCTGAGTGGGGCACTAGAGACTCTTTGTGGTCAAGCATATGGAGCAAATGCTTACAGGATGTTAGGAATTTATTTACAATCATCAGCAATCATATCTTTCATATTCTCAGTTGTTGCATCCATTTTGTGGTTCTTCTCAGAACCCATACTAGTTTTGCTTCATCAAGATCCTCAAGTAGCACAAGTTGCCAGCATCTATTTGAAGTGCTTGATTCCAGGGCTATTTGCATATGGCTTTTTACAATGCATCCTCAGATTTCTCCAAACACAAAGTGTTGTTAAACCACTTATTGTTTGTTCACTGGTCCCACTGGGTATCCATATTGGCTTAACATATCTATTAGTTCACTTGACTCCTCTTGGTTTTAAGGGAGCACCAGTAGCAGCAGTACTATCCTTATGGCTATCAGTTTTTATGTTGGCTTTCTACCTGAAGTACTCAGTGAAATTCAAACTTACACTGGAAGGTTTTTCAATGGAGTCCATTCATCATTTGCTTCCCAACATGAAGTTGGCACTCTCTTCAGCAGTGATGGTGTG CTTGGAGTTTGGTGTGTTTGAACTTCTAGTATTACTTGCCGGATTGATGCCGAATTCAGAAACCAAGACTTCACTAATAGCATTGTG TGTGATCACAGAAACTGTCTCATATATGTTGACCTCTGGACTGAGTGCAGCTGTGAG CACTCGCGTTTCGAATGAGATTGGGGCTGGAAATATCAGTCATGCAAAGAAAGCCATGATAGTGACAATAAAGCTCTCCGTTGTTCTTGGTCTAACAATTAGTATATCTCTGATTGTGGCTCACAATCTATGGGTCAGCTTCTTCAGTAATAGCTATTTATTAAAGGATGAATTTGCTTCTATCACCCCCTTACTTGCAATCTCAATGTTACTAGACTCAGCACAAGGCATTTTGTCAG GGGTGGCTAGAGGGTGTGGATGGCAGCATTTGGCGGCATTGACTAACTTTGCGGCCTTCTATATAATTGGCACACCAATTTCTGTGGTCCTTGGGTTTAAGGCTGGCCTATACACAAAG GGCTTGTGGATTGGACTGATTTGTGGGCTCTATTTCCAATGTTGCATACTCTTAGTGATTACATTCTGTAACAAGTGGACTCAAGTGAAGCTTTCTGAACATTGA